The genomic DNA TTTCAGCTCGGAGCTGGGCCTCATCAAAGGACCCGCGGCACACCTACAGCTGAAGGAGGGAGCCACGCCCAAGTTCTGTAAGGCCCGATCTATTCCCTTCGCTCTACGCGACAAGGTATCTGAAGAGCTTGATAGGCTCGTGGAATTGGGCGTCTTGTCACCAGTGCCGCATTCCGAGTGGGCTACGCCCATTGTACCCGTCCTTAAAAAGGACGGCACCGTTAGAATTTGTGGCGACTTCAAAGTCACTTTAAATTCGGCATGCGAGCTGGAGCAGTACCCATTGCCGGTAATCAATGACATGTTCGCGTCCTTAAGCGGTGGAAAACATTTCAGTACACTAGATTTACGTGACGCATATAACCAAGTCCCTCTCGATGAGGCATCGCGCCAGTTATGCGTGCTTAACACGCATAAAGGTCTTTTCTGCTACAACAGATTACCTTTCGGCATTGCCTCTGCGCCAGCCATTTTTCAACGCAGAATGGAAACAATTCTACAAGGCTTATCAGGCGCGCACGCTTATCTGGACGATGTCTTGGTGTCCGAAAGAGCAGGAAGTGACGACGTGCTAAAAGCCGTTCTACAGCGTTTCCGCGAGAATGGTGTTAAACTGCGCCTCGACAAATGCAAATTTCGGCAAGCATCCGTTACATATCTGGGCCATCGAATCGATCAGCAAGGGTTACACCCAATAGAAAAGAATGTCGAAGCTATCACAGAAGCACCTAGCCCGAGAAATGTAGCTGAGCTTCGTTCTTTTCTTGGCATGATCACTTTCTACGCGAAGTTTTTGCCGAACATATCGTCTCTGCTCGCTCCACTGTATCGGCTGCTGGAAAAGAACAGACATTGGCTCTGGGAACAAGAGCAACAAACGGCGTTCGATAAAGCAAAACGGTGTTTGAAGCAAGCAGGTGCGTTGGTTCACTTCGACCCTTCACAACCGCTGAAACTAGAGTGCGACGCATCGCAAAAAGGTATCGGCGCAGTGCTTTTTCACACGAAAGGGAACGTCAACAAGCCTATCGGATTTCGTTCAAGGACATtgtcgaaagcagaaaaaaattattcgcaaCTTGAACGTGAAGCACTGGCCCTCGTATTTGGAGTAATGAAGTTTCGTGATTATCTTCTAGGCCGAGAATTCATCCTGGTCACAGATCATCAGCCGCTCCTGGGCCTGCTGAGACCGGATCGGCCCACTCCACCTCTGGCTGCTGCTCGCATACAGCGCTGGGCGCTGTATTTGGGAGGATTTCGCTACAAGTTACAGTATTCACCAGGCAAGCAGCTCCTGAACTCGGACGCACTTAGTAGGTTGCCACAAGAAACATTGGAGCCAACCACGGAAGGGGAGCCACCTGACTACGTTCTGGCACTCGCATGTGTCCAGGAGGGGCCGGTCTCGGTAGAAGAACTGCAGGCGCTGACAGCAGGTGACGCAGTACTTTCAAAGGTCCTGCAGTCGTGCTTTTTCACACGAAAGGGAACGTCAACAAGCCTATCGGATTTCGTTCAAGGACATtgtcgaaagcagaaaaaaattattcgcaaCTTGAACGTGAAGCACTGGCCCTCGTATTTGGAGTAATGAAGTTTCGTGATTATCTTCTAGGCCGAGAATTCATCCTGGTCACAGATCATCAGCCGCTCCTGGGCCTGCTGAGACCGGATCGGCCCACTCCACCTCTGGCTGCTGCTCGCATACAGCGCTGGGCGCTGTATTTGGGAGGATTTCGCTACAAGTTACAGTATTCACCAGGCAAGCAGCTCCTGAACTCGGACGCACTTAGTAGGTTGCCACAAGAAACATTGGAGCCAACCACGGAAGGGGAGCCACCTGACTACGTTCTGGCACTCGCATGTGTCCAGGAGGGGCCGGTCTCGGTAGAAGAACTGCAGGCGCTGACAGCAGGTGACGCAGTACTTTCAAAGGTCGTGCAGTACACAAGAGACGGGTGGCCTCCAAGCTCTAAAGCATTAGAACGAAGCTTACTCCCCTTTTACGACCGCAAACAGGAACTGTCATTGGCCCACCGCTTGCTGTATTGGGGCCATAGAGTTGTCATTCCAGTTAACGCGCAACATAGAATGTTGCACATGTTGCACGAGACACATCAAGGATCATCGGCGATGAAATCAATCGCTCGGTCAGCTTTTTGGTGGCCAGGAATGGACCACGACATAGAACAACTGTCAGCGGGGTGCACAAGCTGCATCCAAAATCGACCAATGCCGGCATCTGCTCCGCCAGTTAACTGGTCGACCTGCCAGGAGAACTGGTCAAGAGTGCATCTAGATTTCGCGGGGCCACTCAAAGGAAACATGATCCTAGTTCTCGTAGATGCTCACAGCAAATGGATTGAGGCCATACCAATGAAACAGGCGACCACATCTTCGACTATTACTTGCCTGCGCAGCCTCTTTAGCAGGTTCGGCATCCCTCGCACTATTGTTTCAGATAATGGGACGCAGTTCACTAGCCAAGAATTTGCTGATTTCGCGAAAAACAATAACATAACCCACCTGCGCACAGCTGCGTTTCATCCACAGTCGAATGGCCTAGCAGAGAGAGCCGTCCGAACTGTTAAAGATGGGCTGAAGAAGATGAACCAGGGCAGATTAGAAGATTGCCTTTGCAGACTGCTTTTCAACTACCGGAGAACACCCCTTGCATCGGGCaaatctccttcggaacttcttcTTGGCTACCAAATCCGGTCCCGCCTCGACACATGTCTTCCTCCTTTGGTTGCAGAAAGATCGGGAACATCGGATGACTGGACTCTTGCACCAGACACAAATGTTTACGTCCGTAACTTTGGTAAAGGTGATACGTGGAAAACGGGCACGGTAAAGTCAACAGACGGAGCTAGGATGGTGACAGTGGAAACGCCTGAGGGCCTCGTTCGGCGACACATTGATCAAGTTCACACAAGGAAAGACCCAACAGCTACCAAAGGCCACAAGGAGAGTGAAAGCTCGTCCATCTCGAGAACCCCGGAAGAAACTTTCAGAGCAAAGCCAAAGGCAAGAGCCGACACTCGTGAAACGTCACCACCACAGCGTCAGTCATCACCCCTACCCCTGGGACCACAAGAGACAAACGGTGAACCTACAGTGGCCACGGAACTCCGGCGCTCAACACGAGAGCGCAGACCTGTGCAGCGTCTTCAGTATTATTGATGGAGAAATGTTATAACTGCAGTGTTCTTATCATTTCGCAGCTGAAGTCTGCAGCTCACGTGCCAATCTGGTTGCCTATCTTATGTTTGCTTACTTACtttcccttcccc from Dermacentor albipictus isolate Rhodes 1998 colony chromosome 7, USDA_Dalb.pri_finalv2, whole genome shotgun sequence includes the following:
- the LOC139047867 gene encoding uncharacterized protein: MRLPKASASSTAASLTVTADVFAEFPDVFSSELGLIKGPAAHLQLKEGATPKFCREFILVTDHQPLLGLLRPDRPTPPLAAARIQRWALYLGGFRYKLQYSPGKQLLNSDALSRLPQETLEPTTEGEPPDYVLALACVQEGPVSVEELQALTAGDAVLSKAENSSWSQIISRSWAC